From the Candidatus Latescibacter sp. genome, one window contains:
- a CDS encoding DUF1080 domain-containing protein, producing MRSHISASLALFLVLSVPTVPVSAQSPGPGYLSLFNGRDFIGWDIEPNLGAWVVENSEISCLGKPATPYLIRSVKEYENFDFYADFKVSKNCNTGIFFHVQSAGRESRLGFEAQILDDSGKPADKTSTGSIYDVVAPTVNAMKPAGEWNRYRVLFDWPKCQIWLNGQLVQDTDFSAHPILKYRLRRGVIGLSNHGFPVQYRNIRIKELPDKEAWTSLFNGRNLQGWTAVGDADWQVKDGMLIATKGRGYLITDSEFDRFQFQALAENDTLRSRSGCFFYRWKSVDDPGYAVDFYDFPKAAVTTKQYRGNIPERVIPPWKYPWLLYQIISADRESEIRVGGYITTSNSLLGKVRPGKIAIYHSPEDGIIRFRQIRIQQLEGKGI from the coding sequence ATGCGCTCTCACATTTCCGCTTCTCTGGCATTATTCCTGGTTTTATCTGTACCGACCGTTCCGGTATCGGCTCAATCCCCCGGCCCCGGTTACCTATCCCTTTTCAACGGCAGGGATTTCATCGGCTGGGACATCGAGCCGAACCTGGGGGCCTGGGTGGTGGAAAACAGCGAGATAAGCTGCCTGGGAAAACCCGCCACCCCCTACCTTATCCGTTCGGTAAAGGAATATGAGAATTTCGATTTTTATGCAGATTTCAAGGTGAGCAAGAATTGTAACACCGGAATATTCTTTCATGTACAATCGGCAGGACGTGAGTCGCGTCTCGGGTTTGAGGCGCAGATACTCGACGATTCGGGAAAACCGGCAGACAAAACCTCTACCGGCTCCATCTATGATGTTGTCGCCCCTACAGTAAACGCAATGAAACCGGCGGGAGAGTGGAACCGCTACCGGGTGCTGTTCGACTGGCCAAAATGCCAGATATGGCTGAACGGCCAGCTTGTGCAGGATACCGATTTCTCCGCTCATCCGATCCTGAAATACCGCCTCCGCCGCGGGGTGATCGGCCTCTCCAATCACGGCTTTCCAGTGCAATACCGTAATATCCGGATCAAGGAACTGCCTGACAAAGAGGCATGGACTTCTCTTTTCAACGGCAGAAATCTGCAGGGATGGACCGCTGTCGGCGATGCGGACTGGCAGGTAAAAGACGGCATGCTCATCGCCACCAAAGGACGGGGATACCTGATAACCGACAGCGAATTCGACCGATTTCAGTTCCAGGCGCTCGCCGAAAACGACACCCTTCGATCACGGAGCGGCTGCTTTTTCTATCGCTGGAAAAGTGTGGATGATCCCGGCTATGCAGTAGATTTCTACGATTTCCCGAAAGCGGCTGTAACAACGAAACAGTACCGCGGCAACATTCCCGAGCGGGTAATTCCCCCCTGGAAATATCCCTGGCTCCTCTACCAGATCATCTCCGCCGACCGTGAGTCAGAAATCAGAGTGGGCGGATATATTACCACATCCAATTCCCTGCTCGGAAAAGTACGGCCGGGGAAAATAGCCATCTATCACAGCCCGGAGGACGGAATCATCCGCTTTCGGCAGATCAGAATTCAGCAGCTTGAGGGGAAAGGGATCTGA